Proteins encoded in a region of the Salminus brasiliensis chromosome 2, fSalBra1.hap2, whole genome shotgun sequence genome:
- the kdm5a gene encoding lysine-specific demethylase 5A isoform X2, which yields MSVYAEFVPPPECPVFEPSWEDFSDPLGFISKIRPIAEKTGICKIRPPQDWQPPFACDVRNFRFTPRVQRLNELEALTRIKLNFVDQIAKFWELQGSKLRFPHVEKKILDLYLLSKIVSAEGGFEMVCKEKRWSKVASRMGFPSGKGAGTLLRTHFQRILYPYELFQSGASLSGVHRLYQEGDESEDMDEGIEGGCEEEEDDEEEKPREKEGRERDCLGDRPQNKEQPPPERRSRRLKSERENKEPKSLQIFGSSPKVVGLEIVPADDGFIKKQRHLKAQAFAIKMRPRKETLEVNFIDLYMCMACGRGDEEDRLLLCDGCDDSYHTFCLIPPLQDVPKGDWRCPKCVAEECSKPREAFGFEQAVREYTLQSFGEMADHFKSDYFNMPVHMVPTELVEKEFWRLVSSIEEDVIVEYGADIGSKDVGSGFPVRDGKRRLVGDEEDYANSGWNLNNMPVLEQSVLAHINADISGMKVPWLYVGMCFSSFCWHIEDHWSYSINYLHWGEPKTWYGVPAHAAEQLEAVMKKLAPELFDSQPDLLHQLVTIMNPNVLMEHGVPVYRTNQCAGEFVVTFPRAYHSGFNQGYNFAEAVNFCTADWLPMGRQCVAHYRRLQRQCVFSHEELLCKMAADPESLDVELAAAVYKELGDLMDEESRLRQAVRDMGVLSSEQEVFELVPDDERQCYKCKTTCFLSALTCSCSPDRLVCLYHTTDLCDCPLTSKCLRFRYDQEEFPAMLYGVKSRAQSYETWAKRVSEALAADQKNKKDLIELKVLLEDAEDRKYPENSLFRKLREMVKEAETCSSVAQLLLSHKQRHKERTESSRMRTKLTVEELKAFVEQLFRLPCIISQARQVKELLENVEDFHERAQVALTDETPDSSKLQALVDLGSGLDVELPELPRLKQELQQARWLDEVRLTLQEPHRVTLELMKRLIDSGVGLAPHHAVEKAMAELQEILTVSERWEDKARACLQARPRHSMITLESIVIEAKNIPAYLPNVLALREALHKAKEWTARVEAIQNGSNYAYLDQLEALLARGRSIPVRLDALPQVESQVASARSWRERTARTFLKKNSTYTLLQVLSPRTDIGVYANSKSKRKRAKELLEQERGLELDSLSDLEESLEEAREPSAVVAAFKAKEQQEVEAIHSLRTANLAKMAMADRIEEVKFCLCRKTAVGFMLQCELCKDWFHGACVPLPKTGTQKKLVAGWQGSSKESKFLCPLCQRSRRPRLETILSLLVSLQKLPVRLPEGEALQCLTERAMSWQDRARQALATDELSSALAKLSVLSQRMVELAAREKTEKIINAELQKAAANPDLQGHIQTFQQAGFSRATSPRPSLDYDDEETDSDEDIRETYGYDMKDSGEVKPYLFCDEEIPVKSEEVVSHMWPATPSFCAEHAYSSASKSCPQNPTTPRKQPRKTPLVPRSLEPPVLELSPAAKAQLEELMMEGDLLEVSLDETQHIWRILQATHPPSEERFLQVMESEEGMLEKPMKLKVKDVEKKRKRKLERAEQQLLLAATGVEGRPKCKDTKRVLEVGGKPKKKKLKLNPDRSRELKQLAKRLAKEEKERKRKEKAAAKAEFAKEGLERKKEKKILDIPSKYDWSGAEDSNDENAVCAAKNCQRPCKDKVDWVQCDGGCDEWFHQVCVGVSCEMAENEDYICSACSRKAAGLGGGGMGIKVGVETVVMTSPICSTQTLSPIPQPEPQEGS from the exons GCCCTCACCAGAATCAAGCTTAATTTCGTGGATCAGATTGCAAAGTTCTGGGAGCTCCAGGGTTCTAAACTACGGTTTCCGCATGTGGAGAAGAAGATCCTGGACTTGTATCTTCTCAGCAAG ATCGTTTCTGCAGAAGGGGGGTTTGAAATGGTCTGTAAGGAGAAGCGCTGGTCTAAGGTAGCCAGTCGAATGGGTTTCCCATCTGGGAAGGGCGCTGGCACTCTACTGCGCACACACTTTCAGAGGATCCTCTACCCATACGAGCTCTTCCAGTCTGGAGCTTCACTCTCG GGCGTTCACCGTCTGTACCAGGAGGGAGACGAATCTGAGGACATGGATGAAGGAATAGAGGGTGGCTgtgaggaagaagaggatgacGAAGAGGAGAAGCCGAGAGAGAAGGAAGGCAGGGAGCGGGATTGTCTTGGTGACAGGCCACAGAACAAGGAGCAGCCTCCACCCGAGAGGCGTTCTCGGCGGCTGAAGTCAGAG agagagaacaaagagcCTAAAAGCCTGCAGATCTTTGGCAGCAGTCCTAAGGTGGTTGGTCTGGAGATCGTTCCAGCCG ATGATGGGTTCATTAAGAAGCAGAGGCATCTCAAGGCTCAAGCATTTGCCATTAAGATGCGTCCCCGCAAAGAGACTCTGGAGGTCAATTTT ATCGACCTATACATGTGTATGGCGTGCGGGCGGGGCGATGAGGAGGACCGCCTACTGTTGTGTGATGGCTGCGATGACAGTTACCACACCTTCTGCCTGATCCCTCCCCTTCAGGATGTTCCCAAGGGTGACTGGCGTTGTCCCAAATGTGTGGCTGAG GAATGCAGTAAGCCCCGGGAGGCATTTGGTTTCGAGCAGGCAGTGCGCGAATACACTCTTCAGAGTTTTGGCGAGATGGCAGATCACTTCAAGTCAGACTACTTCAACATGCCAGTTCAT ATGGTGCCCACGGAGCTGGTGGAGAAGGAGTTCTGGAGGCTGGTGAGCAGTATAGAAGAGGACGTGATAGTGGAGTACGGAGCAGATATCGGCTCCAAAGACGTGGGCAGTGGATTTCCTGTCCGAGATGGGAAAAGGAGACTTGTAGGGGATGAGGAG gattATGCTAATTCGGGCTGGAACCTGAATAACATGCCAGTGCTGGAGCAGTCTGTTCTCGCCCACATCAATGCAGACATCTCTGGTATGAAGGTGCCCTGGCTCTATGTGGGCATGTGCTTTTCTTCCTTCTGCTGGCACATTGAGGACCACTGGAGCTACTCAATCAACTACCTGCACTG GGGGGAGCCTAAGACCTGGTATGGAGTCCCGGCCCACGCAGCAGAGCAGCTAGAGGCAGTGATGAAGAAGTTGGCCCCGGAGCTATTCGACTCGCAGCCAGACCTCCTACACCAGCTAGTCACCATCATGAACCCCAACGTTCTTATGGAGCACGGTGTTCCG gtgtaTCGGACCAATCAGTGCGCTGGGGAGTTTGTAGTGACCTTCCCGAGAGCCTACCACAGCGGCTTCAACCAGGGCTACAACTTTGCTGAAGCTGTCAacttctgcactgcagactgg CTGCCCATGGGCCGCCAGTGTGTGGCGCACTACCGGCGGTTGCAGCGCCAATGCGTGTTCTCCCATGAGGAGCTGCTGTGCAAGATGGCAGCAGACCCAGAGAGCCTAGACGTGGAGCTAGCTGCAGCTGTGTACAAAGAGCTGGGAGACCTGATGGATGAGGAGAGCAGGCTCCGACAGGCCGTCCGGGACATG GGGGTGCTGTCCTCTGAGCAAGAGGTGTTCGAACTGGTCCCAGACGATGAGAGGCAATGTTACAAATGCAAAACCACCTGTTTCCTGTCCGCGCTGACCTGCTCATGCAGCCCTGATCGCCTGGTGTGTCTGTACCACACGACTGACCTCTGCGACTGTCCTCTCACAAGCAAGTGTCTGAG GTTCAGATACGATCAGGAGGAGTTCCCTGCTATGCTGTATGGTGTCAAATCACGTGCCCAGTCCTACGAGACCTGGGCCAAGAGAGTCTCTGAAGCCCTGGCCGCTGATCAGAAGAACAAGAAAg ATCTGATCGAACTGAAGGTCTTGCTGGAGGATGCAGAGGACAGAAAGTACCCGGAGAACAGTTTGTTCCGCAAGCTGAGAGAGATGGTGAAGGAGGCAGAGACCTGCTCCTCTGTGGCCCAGCTGCTGCTCAGCCACAAGCAGAGACACAA GGAGCGCACAGAGAGCAGCCGAATGCGCACCAAGCTGAccgtggaggagctgaaggccTTCGTGGAGCAGCTGTTCCGCCTGCCCTGCATTATCAGCCAGGCGCGCCAGGTCAAA GAGCTGCTGGAGAATGTAGAAGACTTCCATGAGCGTGCCCAGGTGGCCCTGACAGACGAGACCCCAGATTCAAGTAAGCTGCAGGCCCTGGTGGACCTGGGCTCTGGCCTGGACGTGGAGCTGCCTGAGCTACCTCGGCTAAAGCAGGAGCTGCAGCAGGCACGCTGGCTGGACGAGGTGCGCCTCACCCTGCAGGAACCACATCGCGTCACCCTGGAGCTCATGAAGCGCCTAATTGACTCAGGCGTGGGCCTGGCACCCCACCATGCTGTGGAGAAGGCCATGGCAGAGCTTCAGGAAATCCTCACTGTGTCTGAACGCTGGGAGGACAAAGCCCGTGCCTGCTTACAGGCCAG ACCACGGCACAGCATGATCACCCTGGAAAGCATCGTTATAGAGGCCAAGAACATCCCTGCCTACCTGCCCAACGTGCTGGCCCTCAGAGAAGCACTCCATAAAGCCAAAGAATGGACAGCCAGAGTGGAGGCGATCCAG AATGGCAGTAATTATGCCTACCTGGATCAACTGGAGGCTCTGTTGGCGAGGGGGCGCTCCATCCCTGTGCGTCTGGATGCACTGCCACAGGTCGAATCCCAGGTAGCCTCGGCACGATCCTGGAGAGAGAGGACTGCTCGGACCTTCCTCAAGAAGAACTCCACCTACACCCTTCTGCAG GTCCTGAGTCCGCGCACGGACATTGGTGTATACGCCAACAGTAAAAGCAAGCGCAAGCGAGCCAAAGAGCTGCTGGAGCAGGAGCGGGGGCTGGAGCTGGACAGCCTGAGCGACCTGGAGGAAAGCCTTGAGGAGGCCCGTGAACCCTCTGCCGTGGTAGCTGCCTTCAAGGCCAAGGAGCAGCAAGAGGTGGAGGCCATTCACTCCCTACGCACCGCCAACCTGGCCAAGATGGCCATGGCTGACCGTATCGAGGAGGTCAAGTTCTGCCTGTGCCGAAAGACGGCAGTGGGCTTCATGCTTCAGTGCGAACTGTGCAAGGACTGGTTCCACGGTGCCTGCGTGCCCCTGCCCAAAACGGGCACGCAGAAGAAGCTGGTGGCAGGCTGGCAGGGCAGCAGTAAGGAGTCCAAGTTCCTGTGTCCGCTGTGTCAACGCTCGCGGCGGCCCCGGCTGGAGACCATCCTCTCGTTGCTTGTGTCCCTGCAGAAGTTGCCTGTGCGGCTCCCTGAGGGCGAGGCGCTGCAGTGCCTGACAGAGCGAGCCATGAGCTGGCAGGACCGAGCGCGGCAGGCCTTGGCCACCGACGAGCTCTCGTCTGCCCTTGCCAAGCTGTCTGTCCTCAGTCAGCGCATGGTTGAGTTGGCTGCACGCGAGAAGACTGAGAAGATAATCAATGCAGAGTTGCAGAAGGCTGCGGCCAACCCAGACCTGCAG GGACACATACAGACGTTCCAGCAggcaggctttagcagagccaCCTCACCACGGCCCTCACTGGACTACGACGATGAGGAAACGGACTCTGACGAGGACATCCGCGAGACTTACGGTTATGACATGAAG GATTCTGGTGAGGTGAAGCCCTACTTGTTCTGTGATGAGGAGATTCCCGTGAAGTCAGAAGAAGTTGTCAGCCACATGTGGCCAGCCACACCATCTTTCTGTGCAGAGCACGCCTACTCATCCGCCTCCAAGTCTTGTCCTCAGA acccGACCACCCCACGCAAGCAGCCCAGGAAGACGCCACTGGTGCCCCGCAGTCTGGAGCCACCGGTGCTGGAACTGTCTCCGGCTGCCAAGGCCCAGCTGGAGGAGCTCATGATGGAGGGAGATCTACTGGAGGTCTCCCtggatgagacccagcacatcTGGAGGATCCTGCAGGCCACCCACCCGCCGTCAGAGGAgcgctttctgcaggtcatggAG TCAGAAGAAGGCATGCTGGAGAAGCCAATGAAGCTGAAGGTGAAGGAcgtggagaagaagaggaagaggaagctgGAGAGAGCCgagcagcagctgctgctggcCGCCACCGGTGTGGAGGGCCGACCCAAATGCAAAGACACAAAGAGGGTGCTGGAGGTGGGGGGCAAGCCCAAGAAAAAGAAGCTCAAGCTCAACCCGGACAGGTCGCGTGAGCTCAAGCAGCTGGCCAAGCGCCTCGCcaaagaggagaaggagaggaagaggaaggagaAAGCTGCAGCCAAGGCTGAGTTTGCAAAGGAAGGTCTTGAgcggaagaaggagaagaagatcTTGGACATTCCTTCCAAGTACGACTGGTCCGGTGCCGAGGACTCCAATGATGAAAACGCTGTTTGCGCAGCGAAGAACTGCCAGAGACCATGCAAGGACAAG gTGGACTGGGTTCAGTGTGATGGAGGATGTGATGAGTGGTTCCATCaggtgtgtgtaggggtgtcCTGCGAGATGGCTGAGAACGAAGACTACATCTGCTCGGCTTGTTCCCGAAAGGCTGCAGGCCTTGGCGGGGGAGGCATGGGCATTAAAGTAGGCGTAGAGACCGTGGTAATGACGTCGCCCATCTGCAGCACCCAGACACTGTCCCCCATACCCCAGCCAGAGCCTCAGGAGGGCAGCTAG
- the kdm5a gene encoding lysine-specific demethylase 5A isoform X1 produces the protein MSVYAEFVPPPECPVFEPSWEDFSDPLGFISKIRPIAEKTGICKIRPPQDWQPPFACDVRNFRFTPRVQRLNELEALTRIKLNFVDQIAKFWELQGSKLRFPHVEKKILDLYLLSKIVSAEGGFEMVCKEKRWSKVASRMGFPSGKGAGTLLRTHFQRILYPYELFQSGASLSGVHRLYQEGDESEDMDEGIEGGCEEEEDDEEEKPREKEGRERDCLGDRPQNKEQPPPERRSRRLKSERENKEPKSLQIFGSSPKVVGLEIVPADDGFIKKQRHLKAQAFAIKMRPRKETLEVNFIDLYMCMACGRGDEEDRLLLCDGCDDSYHTFCLIPPLQDVPKGDWRCPKCVAEECSKPREAFGFEQAVREYTLQSFGEMADHFKSDYFNMPVHMVPTELVEKEFWRLVSSIEEDVIVEYGADIGSKDVGSGFPVRDGKRRLVGDEEDYANSGWNLNNMPVLEQSVLAHINADISGMKVPWLYVGMCFSSFCWHIEDHWSYSINYLHWGEPKTWYGVPAHAAEQLEAVMKKLAPELFDSQPDLLHQLVTIMNPNVLMEHGVPVYRTNQCAGEFVVTFPRAYHSGFNQGYNFAEAVNFCTADWLPMGRQCVAHYRRLQRQCVFSHEELLCKMAADPESLDVELAAAVYKELGDLMDEESRLRQAVRDMGVLSSEQEVFELVPDDERQCYKCKTTCFLSALTCSCSPDRLVCLYHTTDLCDCPLTSKCLRFRYDQEEFPAMLYGVKSRAQSYETWAKRVSEALAADQKNKKDLIELKVLLEDAEDRKYPENSLFRKLREMVKEAETCSSVAQLLLSHKQRHKRERTESSRMRTKLTVEELKAFVEQLFRLPCIISQARQVKELLENVEDFHERAQVALTDETPDSSKLQALVDLGSGLDVELPELPRLKQELQQARWLDEVRLTLQEPHRVTLELMKRLIDSGVGLAPHHAVEKAMAELQEILTVSERWEDKARACLQARPRHSMITLESIVIEAKNIPAYLPNVLALREALHKAKEWTARVEAIQNGSNYAYLDQLEALLARGRSIPVRLDALPQVESQVASARSWRERTARTFLKKNSTYTLLQVLSPRTDIGVYANSKSKRKRAKELLEQERGLELDSLSDLEESLEEAREPSAVVAAFKAKEQQEVEAIHSLRTANLAKMAMADRIEEVKFCLCRKTAVGFMLQCELCKDWFHGACVPLPKTGTQKKLVAGWQGSSKESKFLCPLCQRSRRPRLETILSLLVSLQKLPVRLPEGEALQCLTERAMSWQDRARQALATDELSSALAKLSVLSQRMVELAAREKTEKIINAELQKAAANPDLQGHIQTFQQAGFSRATSPRPSLDYDDEETDSDEDIRETYGYDMKDSGEVKPYLFCDEEIPVKSEEVVSHMWPATPSFCAEHAYSSASKSCPQNPTTPRKQPRKTPLVPRSLEPPVLELSPAAKAQLEELMMEGDLLEVSLDETQHIWRILQATHPPSEERFLQVMESEEGMLEKPMKLKVKDVEKKRKRKLERAEQQLLLAATGVEGRPKCKDTKRVLEVGGKPKKKKLKLNPDRSRELKQLAKRLAKEEKERKRKEKAAAKAEFAKEGLERKKEKKILDIPSKYDWSGAEDSNDENAVCAAKNCQRPCKDKVDWVQCDGGCDEWFHQVCVGVSCEMAENEDYICSACSRKAAGLGGGGMGIKVGVETVVMTSPICSTQTLSPIPQPEPQEGS, from the exons GCCCTCACCAGAATCAAGCTTAATTTCGTGGATCAGATTGCAAAGTTCTGGGAGCTCCAGGGTTCTAAACTACGGTTTCCGCATGTGGAGAAGAAGATCCTGGACTTGTATCTTCTCAGCAAG ATCGTTTCTGCAGAAGGGGGGTTTGAAATGGTCTGTAAGGAGAAGCGCTGGTCTAAGGTAGCCAGTCGAATGGGTTTCCCATCTGGGAAGGGCGCTGGCACTCTACTGCGCACACACTTTCAGAGGATCCTCTACCCATACGAGCTCTTCCAGTCTGGAGCTTCACTCTCG GGCGTTCACCGTCTGTACCAGGAGGGAGACGAATCTGAGGACATGGATGAAGGAATAGAGGGTGGCTgtgaggaagaagaggatgacGAAGAGGAGAAGCCGAGAGAGAAGGAAGGCAGGGAGCGGGATTGTCTTGGTGACAGGCCACAGAACAAGGAGCAGCCTCCACCCGAGAGGCGTTCTCGGCGGCTGAAGTCAGAG agagagaacaaagagcCTAAAAGCCTGCAGATCTTTGGCAGCAGTCCTAAGGTGGTTGGTCTGGAGATCGTTCCAGCCG ATGATGGGTTCATTAAGAAGCAGAGGCATCTCAAGGCTCAAGCATTTGCCATTAAGATGCGTCCCCGCAAAGAGACTCTGGAGGTCAATTTT ATCGACCTATACATGTGTATGGCGTGCGGGCGGGGCGATGAGGAGGACCGCCTACTGTTGTGTGATGGCTGCGATGACAGTTACCACACCTTCTGCCTGATCCCTCCCCTTCAGGATGTTCCCAAGGGTGACTGGCGTTGTCCCAAATGTGTGGCTGAG GAATGCAGTAAGCCCCGGGAGGCATTTGGTTTCGAGCAGGCAGTGCGCGAATACACTCTTCAGAGTTTTGGCGAGATGGCAGATCACTTCAAGTCAGACTACTTCAACATGCCAGTTCAT ATGGTGCCCACGGAGCTGGTGGAGAAGGAGTTCTGGAGGCTGGTGAGCAGTATAGAAGAGGACGTGATAGTGGAGTACGGAGCAGATATCGGCTCCAAAGACGTGGGCAGTGGATTTCCTGTCCGAGATGGGAAAAGGAGACTTGTAGGGGATGAGGAG gattATGCTAATTCGGGCTGGAACCTGAATAACATGCCAGTGCTGGAGCAGTCTGTTCTCGCCCACATCAATGCAGACATCTCTGGTATGAAGGTGCCCTGGCTCTATGTGGGCATGTGCTTTTCTTCCTTCTGCTGGCACATTGAGGACCACTGGAGCTACTCAATCAACTACCTGCACTG GGGGGAGCCTAAGACCTGGTATGGAGTCCCGGCCCACGCAGCAGAGCAGCTAGAGGCAGTGATGAAGAAGTTGGCCCCGGAGCTATTCGACTCGCAGCCAGACCTCCTACACCAGCTAGTCACCATCATGAACCCCAACGTTCTTATGGAGCACGGTGTTCCG gtgtaTCGGACCAATCAGTGCGCTGGGGAGTTTGTAGTGACCTTCCCGAGAGCCTACCACAGCGGCTTCAACCAGGGCTACAACTTTGCTGAAGCTGTCAacttctgcactgcagactgg CTGCCCATGGGCCGCCAGTGTGTGGCGCACTACCGGCGGTTGCAGCGCCAATGCGTGTTCTCCCATGAGGAGCTGCTGTGCAAGATGGCAGCAGACCCAGAGAGCCTAGACGTGGAGCTAGCTGCAGCTGTGTACAAAGAGCTGGGAGACCTGATGGATGAGGAGAGCAGGCTCCGACAGGCCGTCCGGGACATG GGGGTGCTGTCCTCTGAGCAAGAGGTGTTCGAACTGGTCCCAGACGATGAGAGGCAATGTTACAAATGCAAAACCACCTGTTTCCTGTCCGCGCTGACCTGCTCATGCAGCCCTGATCGCCTGGTGTGTCTGTACCACACGACTGACCTCTGCGACTGTCCTCTCACAAGCAAGTGTCTGAG GTTCAGATACGATCAGGAGGAGTTCCCTGCTATGCTGTATGGTGTCAAATCACGTGCCCAGTCCTACGAGACCTGGGCCAAGAGAGTCTCTGAAGCCCTGGCCGCTGATCAGAAGAACAAGAAAg ATCTGATCGAACTGAAGGTCTTGCTGGAGGATGCAGAGGACAGAAAGTACCCGGAGAACAGTTTGTTCCGCAAGCTGAGAGAGATGGTGAAGGAGGCAGAGACCTGCTCCTCTGTGGCCCAGCTGCTGCTCAGCCACAAGCAGAGACACAA AAGGGAGCGCACAGAGAGCAGCCGAATGCGCACCAAGCTGAccgtggaggagctgaaggccTTCGTGGAGCAGCTGTTCCGCCTGCCCTGCATTATCAGCCAGGCGCGCCAGGTCAAA GAGCTGCTGGAGAATGTAGAAGACTTCCATGAGCGTGCCCAGGTGGCCCTGACAGACGAGACCCCAGATTCAAGTAAGCTGCAGGCCCTGGTGGACCTGGGCTCTGGCCTGGACGTGGAGCTGCCTGAGCTACCTCGGCTAAAGCAGGAGCTGCAGCAGGCACGCTGGCTGGACGAGGTGCGCCTCACCCTGCAGGAACCACATCGCGTCACCCTGGAGCTCATGAAGCGCCTAATTGACTCAGGCGTGGGCCTGGCACCCCACCATGCTGTGGAGAAGGCCATGGCAGAGCTTCAGGAAATCCTCACTGTGTCTGAACGCTGGGAGGACAAAGCCCGTGCCTGCTTACAGGCCAG ACCACGGCACAGCATGATCACCCTGGAAAGCATCGTTATAGAGGCCAAGAACATCCCTGCCTACCTGCCCAACGTGCTGGCCCTCAGAGAAGCACTCCATAAAGCCAAAGAATGGACAGCCAGAGTGGAGGCGATCCAG AATGGCAGTAATTATGCCTACCTGGATCAACTGGAGGCTCTGTTGGCGAGGGGGCGCTCCATCCCTGTGCGTCTGGATGCACTGCCACAGGTCGAATCCCAGGTAGCCTCGGCACGATCCTGGAGAGAGAGGACTGCTCGGACCTTCCTCAAGAAGAACTCCACCTACACCCTTCTGCAG GTCCTGAGTCCGCGCACGGACATTGGTGTATACGCCAACAGTAAAAGCAAGCGCAAGCGAGCCAAAGAGCTGCTGGAGCAGGAGCGGGGGCTGGAGCTGGACAGCCTGAGCGACCTGGAGGAAAGCCTTGAGGAGGCCCGTGAACCCTCTGCCGTGGTAGCTGCCTTCAAGGCCAAGGAGCAGCAAGAGGTGGAGGCCATTCACTCCCTACGCACCGCCAACCTGGCCAAGATGGCCATGGCTGACCGTATCGAGGAGGTCAAGTTCTGCCTGTGCCGAAAGACGGCAGTGGGCTTCATGCTTCAGTGCGAACTGTGCAAGGACTGGTTCCACGGTGCCTGCGTGCCCCTGCCCAAAACGGGCACGCAGAAGAAGCTGGTGGCAGGCTGGCAGGGCAGCAGTAAGGAGTCCAAGTTCCTGTGTCCGCTGTGTCAACGCTCGCGGCGGCCCCGGCTGGAGACCATCCTCTCGTTGCTTGTGTCCCTGCAGAAGTTGCCTGTGCGGCTCCCTGAGGGCGAGGCGCTGCAGTGCCTGACAGAGCGAGCCATGAGCTGGCAGGACCGAGCGCGGCAGGCCTTGGCCACCGACGAGCTCTCGTCTGCCCTTGCCAAGCTGTCTGTCCTCAGTCAGCGCATGGTTGAGTTGGCTGCACGCGAGAAGACTGAGAAGATAATCAATGCAGAGTTGCAGAAGGCTGCGGCCAACCCAGACCTGCAG GGACACATACAGACGTTCCAGCAggcaggctttagcagagccaCCTCACCACGGCCCTCACTGGACTACGACGATGAGGAAACGGACTCTGACGAGGACATCCGCGAGACTTACGGTTATGACATGAAG GATTCTGGTGAGGTGAAGCCCTACTTGTTCTGTGATGAGGAGATTCCCGTGAAGTCAGAAGAAGTTGTCAGCCACATGTGGCCAGCCACACCATCTTTCTGTGCAGAGCACGCCTACTCATCCGCCTCCAAGTCTTGTCCTCAGA acccGACCACCCCACGCAAGCAGCCCAGGAAGACGCCACTGGTGCCCCGCAGTCTGGAGCCACCGGTGCTGGAACTGTCTCCGGCTGCCAAGGCCCAGCTGGAGGAGCTCATGATGGAGGGAGATCTACTGGAGGTCTCCCtggatgagacccagcacatcTGGAGGATCCTGCAGGCCACCCACCCGCCGTCAGAGGAgcgctttctgcaggtcatggAG TCAGAAGAAGGCATGCTGGAGAAGCCAATGAAGCTGAAGGTGAAGGAcgtggagaagaagaggaagaggaagctgGAGAGAGCCgagcagcagctgctgctggcCGCCACCGGTGTGGAGGGCCGACCCAAATGCAAAGACACAAAGAGGGTGCTGGAGGTGGGGGGCAAGCCCAAGAAAAAGAAGCTCAAGCTCAACCCGGACAGGTCGCGTGAGCTCAAGCAGCTGGCCAAGCGCCTCGCcaaagaggagaaggagaggaagaggaaggagaAAGCTGCAGCCAAGGCTGAGTTTGCAAAGGAAGGTCTTGAgcggaagaaggagaagaagatcTTGGACATTCCTTCCAAGTACGACTGGTCCGGTGCCGAGGACTCCAATGATGAAAACGCTGTTTGCGCAGCGAAGAACTGCCAGAGACCATGCAAGGACAAG gTGGACTGGGTTCAGTGTGATGGAGGATGTGATGAGTGGTTCCATCaggtgtgtgtaggggtgtcCTGCGAGATGGCTGAGAACGAAGACTACATCTGCTCGGCTTGTTCCCGAAAGGCTGCAGGCCTTGGCGGGGGAGGCATGGGCATTAAAGTAGGCGTAGAGACCGTGGTAATGACGTCGCCCATCTGCAGCACCCAGACACTGTCCCCCATACCCCAGCCAGAGCCTCAGGAGGGCAGCTAG